One Candidatus Neomarinimicrobiota bacterium DNA window includes the following coding sequences:
- a CDS encoding sigma-70 family RNA polymerase sigma factor, with product MSLDFITEKQSYSTALEESESSNRLYKLMTKHLCEFIVNSRKLTERQVEIFLLRAKGFTFEEIGEMLGVKKQTVHESFQKTIQMLKLPEEPDESENL from the coding sequence GTGTCACTCGATTTCATAACAGAAAAACAGAGTTATTCCACCGCATTAGAGGAGTCGGAATCGTCGAACCGGCTCTACAAGCTGATGACAAAGCATCTGTGCGAGTTCATAGTCAATTCACGCAAACTCACAGAACGGCAGGTGGAGATATTTCTCCTGAGGGCGAAAGGGTTCACGTTCGAGGAGATAGGAGAGATGCTGGGAGTTAAAAAGCAGACGGTTCATGAGTCGTTTCAAAAGACGATCCAAATGCTGAAGCTGCCGGAGGAACCTGACGAATCCGAGAATTTATAG
- a CDS encoding helix-turn-helix transcriptional regulator, with amino-acid sequence MAKYTDKQLITIGLNVSIFLKVAKKTQQEFADEMGKTRQTVNAWINGRGITRGALESIAMLCSRWIGVTIRPEEFLNEGFAETLTSELSGSEIEHDSSYTRTTLSIEEYISKNKLGENLDDDDEEFLRSLYGRGSKLEKVPEKSIRNMLRAFRENIKDQWISGKK; translated from the coding sequence ATGGCTAAATATACTGATAAACAGTTGATTACTATAGGCTTAAATGTGTCAATATTTCTTAAGGTCGCTAAAAAGACACAGCAAGAATTTGCCGATGAGATGGGAAAAACTCGTCAAACGGTCAACGCATGGATCAATGGAAGGGGCATCACCCGGGGAGCTTTAGAATCTATTGCGATGTTATGCTCGCGATGGATAGGTGTAACAATACGACCTGAAGAATTTCTAAATGAAGGATTTGCAGAAACTTTGACTTCTGAATTAAGCGGCAGCGAAATTGAACACGACTCATCTTATACCCGCACAACCCTCTCTATTGAGGAATATATCTCCAAAAACAAGTTAGGTGAGAATTTGGATGATGATGATGAGGAATTTCTCCGCAGCCTGTACGGCAGAGGCAGCAAGCTTGAAAAAGTCCCGGAGAAAAGCATCCGCAATATGCTCAGAGCGTTCAGGGAAAACATCAAAGACCAGTGGATTTCGGGGAAAAAATAG
- a CDS encoding ImmA/IrrE family metallo-endopeptidase — translation MDFGEKIAGEYGFRLLRVDLDDSLRGCVSVLNSIKVILVNENDRSERQNFTIAHEIGHYELDHLTGSEQTWEQEEEANLFAADLLLDPAELRGLAYEPIEKLKEIFPHCSHEVIARQCLKHRDAVMTIFDNYHMTARILSPLIGRDRKIPLQDYEFDTVKHCLKQRKRLHRRNREMECWANYIEDPPGTRFRRVILFTEGRGQFQDE, via the coding sequence GTGGATTTCGGGGAAAAAATAGCCGGGGAATACGGTTTCAGACTACTGCGCGTAGATCTCGATGACTCCCTCAGGGGTTGTGTTTCCGTACTAAACAGTATTAAGGTCATCTTAGTGAACGAAAATGACCGCTCCGAACGCCAGAATTTCACTATCGCTCACGAGATAGGTCATTACGAGTTGGACCACCTCACCGGCTCCGAACAGACATGGGAACAGGAAGAGGAAGCAAATCTTTTCGCCGCCGATCTTCTGCTCGATCCTGCCGAGCTACGCGGACTCGCATACGAACCGATAGAAAAACTTAAAGAAATATTTCCACACTGTTCGCACGAGGTCATTGCCCGGCAATGCCTCAAACACCGTGACGCTGTCATGACCATCTTCGATAATTACCATATGACAGCCCGCATACTCTCCCCCCTAATCGGCCGCGACCGGAAGATACCCCTGCAGGATTATGAGTTCGACACTGTCAAGCACTGTCTGAAGCAGCGCAAACGTCTCCACCGCCGCAACCGCGAGATGGAATGCTGGGCGAACTATATAGAAGACCCTCCCGGCACCCGCTTCCGCCGCGTCATCCTCTTCACGGAGGGTCGCGGTCAGTTTCAGGATGAGTGA